From Ignisphaera aggregans DSM 17230, the proteins below share one genomic window:
- a CDS encoding conserved hypothetical protein (KEGG: hbu:Hbut_0244 hypothetical protein~SPTR: A2BJF5 Conserved crenarchaeal protein) has product MASPKFLEEASKSVKPIYAQGFFFVGCNYIAYYIVYDYDDPLNYYYTVVQNEKLFNEEISKIWANMQEFLDQEIVKVNNVRVNPRVVMIDIGFRDSKRRPFIVFAIRFNAPLKKGRNIYENRYEPEIAEYDYVAYWIFPPGSKIIKVDMGEGEESWDIVGKNILAIYGFKGKKSGGYEYIEFDLPIDGIDNTD; this is encoded by the coding sequence ATGGCATCACCTAAATTCCTTGAAGAAGCGAGTAAAAGTGTTAAGCCAATATATGCACAAGGATTCTTCTTTGTTGGTTGTAATTATATAGCCTACTATATAGTGTATGACTATGATGACCCTCTAAACTATTACTATACAGTAGTACAGAACGAGAAATTATTCAACGAAGAAATATCAAAGATTTGGGCTAATATGCAAGAGTTTCTAGACCAAGAGATAGTGAAAGTAAATAACGTAAGAGTTAATCCCCGCGTAGTTATGATTGATATTGGTTTTCGTGATTCTAAGAGAAGACCTTTTATAGTATTTGCAATACGTTTTAATGCGCCATTGAAGAAGGGTAGAAATATATATGAAAATCGTTATGAGCCAGAAATTGCGGAGTATGATTATGTTGCTTATTGGATATTTCCACCAGGTTCAAAGATTATAAAAGTTGATATGGGAGAAGGAGAAGAGTCGTGGGATATCGTCGGTAAAAATATTTTAGCAATATATGGCTTCAAGGGCAAGAAGTCAGGGGGCTATGAATATATAGAATTTGATTTACCTATAGATGGGATAGATAATACTGATTGA